A region from the Melanotaenia boesemani isolate fMelBoe1 chromosome 11, fMelBoe1.pri, whole genome shotgun sequence genome encodes:
- the tbx16 gene encoding T-box transcription factor 16: MQSIRDLKSNFSGPPPTSMAASSEAYLQGNIRMTLEDSELWKTFSEIGTEMIITKPGRRMFPHCKMSLSGLIPCAKYILLVDMVPEDGFRYKWNKEKWEVAGKAEPQPPCRTYLHPDSPAPGSHWMKQSVSFLKLKLTNNTLDQHGHIILHSMHRYHPRFHVVQADDLFSVRWSVFQTFTFPETSFTAVTAYQNTKITKLKIDHNPFAKGFRDEGTNKKRRSNKNPACLEKRAKISDTLSRDAKEDSSPDFCPSSYDGYDGDEGNLPKRKNEDAVKEERYSPWGAETDQNVRNNSPAGVDTRDVYNSEQLVPAPASYQPYRGHEYGKSPSPSSSTGSSNSGSGRSSFESRVPDVATVPDHDSSKPRSHEANPSHCGPQHLPGPQDYTGVLNMAMTQAGKPGVISHHIYSPYSTEQPLGQWSGPSPAQYPPPHHLTADYTTQAVHHGYHHGNVTEWSQYPLFSYSCW; this comes from the exons atgcAGTCTATCAGAG ACCTAAAGTCCAACTTTAGTGGTCCTCCTCCCACCTCcatggctgccagctctgaagcCTATCTCCAGGGCAACATCAGGATGACTCTGGAAGACTCCGAACTCTGGAAAACTTTCAGTGAAATAGGAACAGAAATGATTATCACTAAGCCTGGCAG GAGGATGTTTCCGCACTGTAAAATGAGTCTATCTGGTCTTATTCCGTGTGCCAAGTACATCTTATTAGTTGACATGGTCCCTGAGGATGGTTTCAGGTACAAG tggaataaagaaaaatgggaGGTGGCTGGAAAAGCAGAGCCCCAGCCTCCCTGCAGGACCTACCTTCACCCCGACTCTCCGGCTCCAGGGAGCCACTGGATGAAGCAGAGCGTGTCTTTCCTCAAGCTCAAGCTTACCAACAATACGCTTGACCAGCATGGCCAT ATCATTTTGCACTCTATGCACCGCTACCACCCGCGCTTCCATGTTGTCCAAGCAGATGACCTGTTCAGTGTCCGCTGGAGTGTTTTCCAAACTTTCACCTTCCCAGAGACTTCTTTCACTGCAGTCACTGCCTACCAGAACACCAAG ATTACAAAGTTGAAGATTGATCACAACCCATTTGCAAAAGGTTTTAGGGACGagggcacaaataaaaaaag GCGTTCAAACAAAAACCCAGCGTGCCTTGAGAAAAGAGCAAAGATATCAGATACTTTGAGTAGGGACGCTAAAGAGGACAGTTCACCAG ATTTTTGCCCATCATCATATGATGGTTACGATGGAGATGAAGGCAACTTGCCCAAAAGGAAAAATGAGGATGCCGTCAAAGAGGAGCGTTACTCCCCATGGGGTGCTGAGACGGATCAAAATGTGAGAAACAACTCTCCGGCTGGGGTGGACACCAGAGACGTGTACAACTCAGAGCAGCTTGTCCCTGCTCCAGCCTCCTACCAGCCATACAG GGGTCACGAGTATGGAAAGTCCCCATCCCCCTCCTCCAGCACTGGCAGCAGCAACAGTGGATCAGGACGCAGCAGTTTTGAGTCCAGAGTTCCTGATGTCGCCACTGTTCCAGATCATGATTCTTCAAAGCCTCGATCACATGAAGCTAATCCATCCCACTGTGGCCCCCAGCATCTTCCAGGTCCCCAGGACTACACCGGGGTGCTTAACATGGCCATGACCCAGGCTGGCAAGCCAGGGGTGATAAGCCACCACATTTACAGTCCCTACAGCACAGAGCAGCCCCTGGGCCAGTGGAGCGGCCCCAGCCCGGCACAGTATCCCCCTCCTCACCATCTGACCGCTGATTACACCACGCAAGCTGTGCACCATGGCTATCACCATGGCAATGTGACTGAGTGGAGCCAGTACCCGCTGTTCTCTTATTCCTGCTGGTGA